CGCGTCCGCGAGCAGCTGGACCTCGTCCTCAAAGCCGCCCGCGCCCGGGGCGCCACCGCCGACCACGTCCTGCTGTCCGGCGCACCCGGCCTCGGCAAGACCACCCTCTCCATGATCATCGCGGCGGAGATGGGCGCCCCGATCCGCATCACCTCCGGCCCCGCCATCCAGCACGCCGGCGACCTCGCCGCGATCCTCTCCTCCCTCCAGGAGGGCGAGGTCCTCTTCCTCGACGAGATCCACCGGATGTCCCGGCCCGCCGAGGAGATGCTCTACATGGCGATGGAGGACTTCCGCGTCGACGTCATCGTCGGCAAGGGCCCCGGCGCCACGGCCATCCCCCTCGAACTGCCGCCGTTCACCCTGGTCGGCGCCACCACCCGGGCCGGACTCCTGCCCCCGCCGCTGCGCGACCGGTTCGGCTTCACCGCCCACATGGAGTTCTACGCCCCGGCCGAGCTGGAGCGCGTCGTCCACCGCTCGGCCCGGCTCCTCGACGTCGACATCGACGCCGACGGCGCCGCCGAGATCGCCGGCCGCTCCCGCGGCACGCCCCGCATCGCCAACCGGCTGCTGCGCCGCGTCCGGGACTACGCGCAGGTCAGGGCCGACGGAGTGATCACCCGCGAGATCGCCGCGACGGCGCTCGGGGTGTACGAGGTCGACGGCCGCGGCCTGGACCGACTGGACCGCGCCGTGCTGGAGGCCCTGCTCAAGCTGTTCGGCGGCGGACCCGTCGGCCTGTCCACGCTGGCCGTGGCCGTGGGGGAGGAGCGCGAGACGGTCGAGGAGGTCGCCGAGCCCTTCCTCGTACGGGAGGGACTGCTGGCCCGCACCCCGCGCGGCCGGGTCGCGACGCCCGCCGCGTGGGCGCACCTGGGACTCGTACCGCCGCAGGCCGGGGCCACGGGCGGGGGGCAGGGGCAGCTCTTCGGGGCGTGACGGCATCGTGACGGCGCGGGGACTCGCGACGGCGGGAACCGGGGTGGGATGCTGGGCGTTGTTCCATCGATGCGGACTCGCCTAGACTCCGCCGATGCCGCCCTTTCAGGTCGGCGTGCCCACCCCCGTAGATCAGGCCGCTCACCAGCGCGGTCGTGCGAAGGAATTCCGTCCCGTGGATAACATCGGCGTGCTTCTCCCCTTCATCGTGCTCATCGGGGCCATGTTCCTGATGACCCGCTCTGCGAAGAAAAAGCAGCAGCAGGCCATGGAAATGCGCAACCAGATGCAGCCCGGCACCGGCGTGCGGACGATCGGGGGGATGTACGCCACCGTCAAGGAAGTCGGCGACGACACCGTCCTTCTGGAGGTCGCGCCCGGCGTCCACGCCGTCTACGCGAAGAACGCGGTCGGCGCCGTCCTCGACGACGAGGAGTACAACCGGATCGTCCACGGCGACACCGGCTCGGACACCGACGGGGACCCGGAGTCCGACCTGCCGGCCGTTCCGGACGACGCCTCCTCGCTGACCGAGCCCGCCGCCGACGCGGACGCCAAGCCGGACCTCACCAAGAAGGCCGACGCCGACGACGCGCCCAAGGACGGCAAGGCCGACGGCGAGACCGACGCGAAGTAGTCACGTTCGGGGACCACTGGACGCCCACCGGTGTCCAGCGGTCCCCGGATCGCGTCCACACATCTGCGGGGGAAGGTCCCCACACACACTTCGTGGCCGCCCCGCGCACACCCGGCGCGGGGCGGTTGGACAGGGAGAATCGACAAGGTGGCAGCACCGAAGAAGCGCAGAGGGCCGTCGGGGGGCCAGGGGAGGCCGGGCCGCGCCCTGGCGCTGATCCTGATCGCGATGGTCGCGCTGACCGGCGGGATGTTCTGGTCGGGTCACACCACGCCGCGCCTGGGCATCGACCTCGCGGGCGGTACGACGATCACGCTCAAGGCCGAGGCGGAGCCCGGCCAGGAGAACGCGGTCAACGAGACCAACATGAACACGGCGGTCGGCATCATCGAGCGCCGCGTCAACGGTCTCGGTGTGCAGGAGGCCGAGGTACAGACCCAGGGCCGCGAGAACATCGTCGTCAACATCCCCAAGGGGACGGACCAGGAGCAGGCCCGCCAGCAGGTCGGCACCACCGCCCAGCTGTACTTCCGGCCGGTCCTCAGCGTCGTGGGCAGCGACCCCGTGCCGACGCCGTCCGCCAGCACCACGCCCAGCCCGGGCTCCTCCGCCAAGCCCTCCGGCAAGCCGTCCGCGTCCGCCCCGGACAAGGCCGACAAGGGCAAGGACGACAAGGCCACCTCCTCCGCGACGCCGTCCGCGAGCGCCACCACGCAGGGTCGCCCCGTGACCGACGCGCTGAAGAAGGCGCCCAGCCCGAGCGCGACCGCCTCCGGCAGCCCGTCCGCCAAGCCCAGCGGCTCCGCGACCCCGGGCGCGACGCCCTCGGCCACCCCCGGCGGCACCACCCCCGACGCGAAGGTCCAGCAGCAGTTCGCGACGCTCAACTGCAACGACAAGCAGCAGCGCGCCAACGCCGGCAAGGGCGTCAAGCCCACCGAGACCACCGTGGCCTGCGGCCAGAACAGCCTCGGCCAGTGGGAGAAGTACCTGCTCGGCCCCGCCGAGGTGGACGGCAAGGACGTCGACGACGCCCAGGGCGTGCTGGACCAGCAGCGCGGCATGTGGATCGTCCAGATGGAGTTCACCAGCGGCGGCACCAAGAAGTTCCAGGCGATCACGAGCAAGCTGTCCCAGCAGGCTCCGCCGATGAACCAGTTCGCCATCGTCCTCGACGGCGAGGTCGTCTCCGCCCCGCAGGTCAACCAGACCCTCGGCGCCAGCGCCGAGATCTCCGGCAACTTCAACCAGAAGTCCGCGCAGGAGCTGGGCAACATCCTCTCCTACGGTGCGCTGCCGCTGTCCTTCAAGGAGCAGTCCGTCACCACCGTCACCGCCGCCCTCGGCGGCGAGCAGCTGCGCGCCGGCCTGATCGCCGGTGCCATCGGCCTCGCCCTGGTCATCATCTACCTGGTGGTCTACTACCGCGGCCTGTCGCTGATCGCGATCCTGTCGCTGGCCGCCTCGGCGGTCCTCACGTACACGATCATGTCGCTGCTCGGTCCGGCCATCGGCTTCGCGCTGAACCTGCCGGCCGTCTGCGGCGCGATCGTCGCCATCGGTATCACCGCGGACTCGTTCATCGTGTACTTCGAGCGCATCCGCGACGAGATCCGCGAGGGCCGCACGCTGCGCCCGGCCGTCGAGCGCGCCTGGCCGCGCGCCCGCCGCACCATCCTGGTCTCCGACTTCGTGTCGTTCCTCGCCGCCGCGGTGCTCTTCATCGTCACCGTCGGCAAGGTCCAGGGCTTCGCGTTCACGCTCGGCCTGACCACGCTGCTCGACGTCGTCGTGGTGTTCCTCTTCACCAAGCCGCTGATGACGCTCCTGGCGCGCGGCAAGTTCTTCGGCGGCCAGCACCCGTGGTCCGGCCTGGACCCGAAGCGGCTCGGCGCCCAGCCTCCGCTGCGCCGCACCCGCCGCCCCGCCGTCTCGACCGAACCGAAGGAGGCGTGAGATGTCGCGACTCGGAAATCTCGGCGCCCGTCTCTACCGCGGTGAGGTCGGCTACGACTTCGTCGCCAAGCGGAAGCTCTGGTACGGGATCTCGATCCTGATCACCATCACCG
The genomic region above belongs to Streptomyces coeruleoprunus and contains:
- the secD gene encoding protein translocase subunit SecD, coding for MAAPKKRRGPSGGQGRPGRALALILIAMVALTGGMFWSGHTTPRLGIDLAGGTTITLKAEAEPGQENAVNETNMNTAVGIIERRVNGLGVQEAEVQTQGRENIVVNIPKGTDQEQARQQVGTTAQLYFRPVLSVVGSDPVPTPSASTTPSPGSSAKPSGKPSASAPDKADKGKDDKATSSATPSASATTQGRPVTDALKKAPSPSATASGSPSAKPSGSATPGATPSATPGGTTPDAKVQQQFATLNCNDKQQRANAGKGVKPTETTVACGQNSLGQWEKYLLGPAEVDGKDVDDAQGVLDQQRGMWIVQMEFTSGGTKKFQAITSKLSQQAPPMNQFAIVLDGEVVSAPQVNQTLGASAEISGNFNQKSAQELGNILSYGALPLSFKEQSVTTVTAALGGEQLRAGLIAGAIGLALVIIYLVVYYRGLSLIAILSLAASAVLTYTIMSLLGPAIGFALNLPAVCGAIVAIGITADSFIVYFERIRDEIREGRTLRPAVERAWPRARRTILVSDFVSFLAAAVLFIVTVGKVQGFAFTLGLTTLLDVVVVFLFTKPLMTLLARGKFFGGQHPWSGLDPKRLGAQPPLRRTRRPAVSTEPKEA
- the ruvB gene encoding Holliday junction branch migration DNA helicase RuvB — protein: MNWDDTPPTGDEAASERLVGASADGEDQAVEAALRPKSLDEFVGQERVREQLDLVLKAARARGATADHVLLSGAPGLGKTTLSMIIAAEMGAPIRITSGPAIQHAGDLAAILSSLQEGEVLFLDEIHRMSRPAEEMLYMAMEDFRVDVIVGKGPGATAIPLELPPFTLVGATTRAGLLPPPLRDRFGFTAHMEFYAPAELERVVHRSARLLDVDIDADGAAEIAGRSRGTPRIANRLLRRVRDYAQVRADGVITREIAATALGVYEVDGRGLDRLDRAVLEALLKLFGGGPVGLSTLAVAVGEERETVEEVAEPFLVREGLLARTPRGRVATPAAWAHLGLVPPQAGATGGGQGQLFGA
- the yajC gene encoding preprotein translocase subunit YajC; translated protein: MFLMTRSAKKKQQQAMEMRNQMQPGTGVRTIGGMYATVKEVGDDTVLLEVAPGVHAVYAKNAVGAVLDDEEYNRIVHGDTGSDTDGDPESDLPAVPDDASSLTEPAADADAKPDLTKKADADDAPKDGKADGETDAK